The following are encoded in a window of Corynebacterium marinum DSM 44953 genomic DNA:
- a CDS encoding alpha/beta fold hydrolase produces the protein MSLLRWVPHRGTLPPLPPLEQTPGTPVLLLHGLMGSPGNFERTARGLLELGVALAAPLYGLRGTVTLESSFGELAGVAGDILATRERIDIVGHSLGGHLGLRLAHEFPGRVRTLVGIGAAFRGLPLPPNPVVRRGVGIVMGRGAGDLMTATPFEAEVPAGTRVVSLISDADRVVPSASSELGEIVRIHGVRHEHLPGLAGDIIDALEWRP, from the coding sequence GTGTCCCTGCTGCGTTGGGTGCCGCACCGCGGGACCCTGCCGCCGCTTCCCCCGCTGGAGCAGACGCCGGGCACCCCGGTGCTGCTGCTGCACGGGCTCATGGGGTCGCCGGGAAACTTCGAACGCACCGCCCGCGGGCTGCTTGAACTGGGCGTAGCGTTGGCCGCGCCGCTGTACGGCCTGCGCGGCACGGTGACCCTCGAGAGTTCCTTCGGCGAACTGGCCGGTGTCGCCGGAGACATCCTGGCCACGAGGGAGCGGATCGACATCGTCGGCCATTCCCTCGGCGGTCACCTCGGCCTCCGGCTGGCCCACGAGTTCCCGGGCCGGGTGCGGACCCTGGTCGGCATCGGCGCCGCCTTCCGCGGGCTGCCCCTGCCGCCGAACCCGGTGGTGCGCCGCGGGGTGGGTATCGTGATGGGCCGCGGCGCCGGCGATCTGATGACCGCGACCCCCTTCGAGGCGGAGGTGCCGGCGGGCACCCGCGTGGTGTCCCTCATCTCGGACGCCGACCGGGTCGTCCCCTCCGCGTCCTCGGAGCTGGGGGAGATTGTGCGGATCCACGGGGTGCGCCACGAACACCTGCCCGGCCTGGCCGGGGACATCATCGACGCACTGGAGTGGAGACCGTGA
- a CDS encoding 2Fe-2S iron-sulfur cluster-binding protein, with the protein MTDHTADIDGTGYTFDWPQGQTLLDALLAEAIPAHYSCMEGHCGTCQCTLTGGPSHMLNNEVLSAYEIRSEDQTLACQTIRDGEGPYRMSQD; encoded by the coding sequence GTGACCGACCACACCGCCGACATCGACGGCACCGGGTACACCTTCGACTGGCCGCAGGGGCAGACCCTGCTCGACGCGCTGCTGGCGGAGGCGATTCCCGCCCACTACTCCTGCATGGAGGGGCACTGCGGAACCTGCCAGTGCACCCTGACGGGCGGGCCCTCCCACATGCTCAACAACGAAGTGCTCTCGGCGTACGAGATCCGGAGTGAGGACCAGACCCTGGCCTGCCAGACCATCCGCGACGGGGAGGGCCCCTACCGGATGAGCCAGGACTAG
- a CDS encoding HIT family protein encodes MSSVFTKIINGELPGRFVYRDDLVVAFLTIEPLRYGHVLVVPVEETDRWTDLSPTVWGHLNEVAQNVGRAVKEAFSAARAGYIIAGFDVPHAHIHVFPTNRMSEYDFSRAIAADATDPAKMDEAAGKIRALLETDADGHPR; translated from the coding sequence ATGAGTAGCGTGTTCACCAAGATCATCAACGGCGAGCTCCCGGGCCGCTTCGTCTACCGCGACGATCTGGTCGTCGCCTTCCTCACCATCGAGCCGCTCCGGTACGGCCACGTGCTGGTCGTGCCCGTCGAGGAGACCGACCGGTGGACCGACCTCTCCCCCACCGTCTGGGGCCACCTCAACGAGGTCGCGCAGAACGTCGGCCGTGCTGTGAAAGAGGCCTTCAGCGCCGCCCGCGCCGGGTACATCATCGCCGGTTTCGACGTGCCCCACGCCCACATCCACGTCTTTCCCACCAACCGGATGAGCGAGTACGACTTCTCCCGGGCGATCGCGGCCGACGCCACCGACCCGGCGAAGATGGACGAGGCCGCCGGGAAGATCCGCGCGCTCCTGGAGACGGACGCCGACGGCCACCCGCGCTAG
- a CDS encoding pyridoxal phosphate-dependent aminotransferase, producing the protein MQMLDLVHRRRREGRDTIMLCAGQPATGAPAAALDAAEQELRASALGYTEVLGDRQLREEVARWHSGTYGVQTPADNVVITTGSSGGFVAAFLAVLDHGDTVALSCPGYPAYRNILESLGARVVDLVCDEATRFQPTADMLEALPAEDRPRAVIVTSPGNPSGTIIDPQELARIARWCEDNDTVLISDEDYHGMSFGRPLATARQFSDRAVVVGTLSKYFSMTGWRVGWLILPDELLTPVENLQASLALCAPAISQVAGRAAFSEKARTELDGHVETYRAARRVLLDELPKIGFPRFAEPDGGLYLWLDVSHVTDDSEAWCHTLVEEIGVAFAPGVDFDPVHGHRWVRLSLCAPEEETREACRRLGEYVNRRS; encoded by the coding sequence ATGCAGATGCTCGACCTGGTCCACCGCCGGCGCCGGGAAGGGCGGGACACGATCATGCTGTGCGCGGGCCAACCCGCCACCGGCGCGCCCGCCGCGGCCCTCGACGCCGCGGAGCAGGAGCTGCGCGCCTCGGCGCTGGGCTACACCGAGGTGCTCGGCGACCGTCAGCTGCGCGAGGAGGTCGCCCGCTGGCATTCCGGGACCTACGGGGTGCAGACCCCGGCCGACAACGTGGTGATCACCACCGGTTCCTCCGGCGGTTTCGTCGCCGCCTTCCTGGCGGTGCTCGACCACGGGGACACCGTGGCTCTGTCCTGCCCCGGTTACCCCGCCTACCGCAACATCCTCGAGTCCCTCGGCGCCCGCGTCGTGGACCTGGTCTGCGACGAGGCGACCAGGTTCCAGCCGACCGCTGACATGCTCGAGGCGCTTCCCGCGGAGGACCGGCCGCGCGCGGTCATCGTCACGTCCCCGGGCAACCCGTCGGGCACCATCATCGACCCGCAGGAGCTGGCCCGGATCGCCCGCTGGTGCGAGGACAACGACACCGTGCTCATCTCGGACGAGGACTACCACGGGATGAGCTTCGGCCGGCCGCTGGCCACCGCCCGGCAGTTCTCCGACCGGGCGGTCGTGGTGGGCACCCTGTCGAAGTACTTCTCCATGACCGGGTGGCGCGTCGGCTGGCTCATCCTCCCCGATGAACTGCTCACCCCCGTGGAGAACCTGCAGGCCTCGCTCGCGCTGTGTGCCCCCGCGATCTCGCAGGTCGCGGGCCGGGCGGCGTTTTCCGAAAAGGCGCGCACGGAGCTCGACGGTCACGTGGAGACCTACCGCGCGGCGCGCCGGGTGCTTCTCGACGAGCTGCCGAAGATCGGTTTCCCCCGCTTCGCCGAACCGGACGGCGGCCTCTACCTATGGCTCGACGTCTCCCACGTCACCGACGATTCCGAGGCCTGGTGTCACACCCTCGTCGAGGAGATCGGCGTGGCCTTCGCGCCGGGCGTCGACTTCGACCCGGTCCACGGGCACCGCTGGGTGCGCCTGAGCCTGTGCGCCCCGGAGGAGGAGACGCGGGAGGCCTGTCGGCGCCTGGGCGAGTACGTGAACCGCCGGTCGTAG
- the purD gene encoding phosphoribosylamine--glycine ligase — protein sequence MRILVIGSGGREHALLKGLAADPATTDLHVTPGNAGMSGLATVHSDAGNADDGAAMVALARGIEADLVVIGPEIPLVAGVADDLRDAGFRVFGPSAAAAQIEGSKQFAKDVMADAGVKTARAEQVAPGIPETDIEAALDRFGPTWVVKDDGLAGGKGVVVTPDRAAALEHVHAVHEQGNPVLLESFLNGPEISLFCLVDGETVVPLLPAQDHKRAYDNDEGPNTGGMGAYTPLPWLPAEGVQRIVDEVCVPVAREMVRRGTPYSGLLYAGLAWDADGPWVVEFNARFGDPETQPVLALLKTPLASLLDAVASGTLADHPPLEWEDAFALTVVLAAENYPASPVTGGVISGAVVDDPDKVLHAGTARNEAGELVSAGGRVLNIVGVGATLEEARDDAYETIGQITLEGSFYRNDIALPAVEGRISL from the coding sequence ATGCGCATTCTCGTGATCGGATCGGGCGGCCGCGAACACGCCCTGCTCAAGGGCTTGGCAGCCGACCCCGCCACCACTGACCTCCACGTCACCCCGGGCAACGCCGGTATGTCCGGCCTCGCCACCGTCCACTCGGACGCCGGCAACGCCGACGACGGCGCCGCCATGGTGGCCCTCGCCCGCGGCATCGAGGCCGACCTCGTCGTCATCGGCCCGGAAATCCCGCTGGTCGCGGGCGTCGCCGACGATCTCCGCGACGCCGGTTTCCGGGTCTTCGGCCCTTCCGCCGCCGCCGCCCAGATCGAGGGCTCGAAGCAGTTCGCCAAGGACGTCATGGCGGATGCGGGCGTGAAGACGGCCCGCGCGGAGCAGGTCGCGCCGGGCATCCCGGAGACGGACATCGAGGCGGCCCTCGACCGCTTCGGCCCCACCTGGGTGGTCAAGGACGACGGACTGGCCGGCGGCAAGGGCGTCGTGGTCACCCCCGATCGTGCCGCCGCCCTCGAGCACGTCCACGCGGTCCACGAGCAGGGCAACCCCGTGCTCCTCGAGTCCTTCCTCAACGGCCCGGAAATCTCCCTGTTCTGTCTGGTTGACGGCGAGACCGTCGTCCCGCTGCTTCCCGCCCAGGACCACAAGCGCGCCTATGACAACGATGAGGGCCCCAACACCGGCGGCATGGGCGCCTACACCCCGTTGCCGTGGCTGCCCGCCGAGGGTGTGCAGCGCATCGTCGACGAGGTCTGCGTCCCGGTCGCCCGGGAGATGGTCCGCCGCGGCACCCCGTACTCCGGTCTGCTCTACGCCGGCCTGGCGTGGGACGCGGACGGCCCCTGGGTCGTGGAGTTCAACGCCCGCTTCGGCGACCCGGAGACCCAGCCGGTGCTCGCCCTGCTGAAGACCCCGCTCGCCTCGCTTCTCGACGCCGTCGCGTCGGGTACCCTCGCCGACCACCCGCCGCTGGAGTGGGAGGACGCCTTCGCCCTGACCGTGGTGCTGGCGGCCGAGAACTACCCGGCCTCCCCGGTCACCGGCGGCGTCATCTCGGGCGCCGTGGTGGACGACCCGGACAAGGTGCTGCACGCCGGCACCGCCCGCAACGAAGCCGGTGAGCTGGTCTCGGCCGGCGGCCGGGTGCTCAACATCGTCGGTGTCGGAGCCACGCTGGAGGAGGCACGCGACGACGCGTACGAGACCATCGGGCAGATCACCCTCGAAGGGTCCTTCTACCGCAACGACATCGCCCTGCCGGCCGTGGAGGGGCGCATCTCGCTATGA